Genomic segment of Panicum virgatum strain AP13 chromosome 2K, P.virgatum_v5, whole genome shotgun sequence:
TGTTACTCGTATCCTTAAATGACATCCATGATAATTATCGACAAACATAGATAGATAAGTCAGATTGATATAGTTTTTACCCTAACGAAGATCCCCAAGGTTAGATTAGCGTTGGTAGTTGGAACCACGCATTATTATCTATTATTATTAGTTGATCATATTTTAATTTATCGTTGCACGAAAGAAGTAGTGGCTAATTAGGTTTCAGGCTTAGCCTAAACGATAATTGGCCAGCACTAGCAACATAGCACATGTTTGGAACGTAGGAAATATGCATGTGCATCGATAGTAGATGTCCGCAAATGGTATTCTCCCTCCATCGAgtgatcttgatttttgttCCAATAGTTTGAGCAAGCTAATAATAGATGACCAAATGTTGACGTGTCCTGCATGTTGCAGTGGCTAAGTATTTCCAATTGTTTGACTGCATACCTGCATTATATACTACTATCTGAACTTAAAGGGGATTGCTTGACGGTTGGCCCTAACACTTCAAGCTAACCAAAGGCTAACCTTAATTATTACAATTAAGTATATGAAAGGAAAAAAGTTCAACGGGGATAGCAATTGTTTTATAGAAAAGGTAAAGGTCGATATCCTCAGCACTAaaatcggcaaaatcaactggAATCCACACATACGTCCATGCAAAAGCAAAGTTGACTCTTCGAGCGTAAAAATTAAAGGTTAGCTGAATCTCGAACAACACCAACATACCCGTAATACAACAGTATTTCCCGTGAAAGGAAAGGTTCAGAGTTAAACGATGATCCCAAAAAAATTCACTGACTAACTGAAATTTTGTTTCCTGTCTCTTCCCACCTTCATCGTGGCTTCTCCACATTGAAATCCTAGCTCTCCCGACATTCTCACCCGCATCTAGGAGACCAGGACCTCTCAGACTCAATTGAGGGCCTTGAAATGTTTTTGCTCGGCTTATAATTCCATAAAATGTCATGTCATGGCTATGTGCGTAACACTTAGATCAATTGAGAAAATAAAAAGGCTGGGCCCAACACAATAATAGTTGGAGGAGAGCACAATTTGATTGGTGTGGCGGCGTGTTTTATGTAGCCATGTAGGTGCGTGTATAAAAATCATACATGTAGGATATATGGTCTTATAAATTTGGGCACATGCCCGTGCTTAATGTTTTtctattaaaaaataaaaataaattgtttctgattttattatatcttttcgaagaaataaaaaaaccacTAGATTTTTCAGAAAAAAGTCCTCATTAAAAAAGTTTAAAACAGAAACGGGTTTAATTGGTTAAAGTTAAAAGATGAACCAATTTTATTACTAGAAAGCTGAAAAAGATAGCAGAATGCAAAAGAAGCATGACTTAAATGACCGGTAGAGAAAGAGGAAAAAtgaacttcaaaaaaaaaaggaaagaaagaggaaaaatGACGGCAAAAGAGTCAGCGACTCGCTGCCATCGTCCCATGTCCGAACGCGTCGCGGCTCTCTTGCCTGTGCCTCCTGCTGTTTCTTTGCCCGTTCCCTTCTCTGTGTCTCCTCTCTTGGTCTTTCCATtcccggcggcgacgactgggcgagcggcggcgctaatCGGTCCTCACCGGGCCCTtggccggcgacgagcacccAACAGGTAtgtcctccccttctcttccGTTCCCGCTGTGCGAaacggagcaccccaaaccctaatatAAGCTATTTGTTGTCGGATCTGCAATATACTAGCTAGTAGCTTCGATTTTGTTTGCAAAAATTATCGGGTGTGCATGTGTACACCCATCTCCTatgctgggtccgcccctgatcaggttattctttttcttcagcGTGCATGGTCAATCCGCCCAAAAGGTTGTGGGGCAGTTTATTTTCCAAAGAAATTGGGGGTTCAACTGAATCACATGCTCCACGTTAAGGCTGCCCCTGAGCTTCATGGCAGAAGGAAGCTGTAGCCATAGGAGGAGTGCTTTCTCCCCTGGGCTAGCTGTGTTATTGTCTGGCGAGGAAGCTAAGATTAGCCCCCAGAAGACGCACTTGGTTTCCTATCATGACGAGATTGGGCACCAGGCTGTCGAGAGGACTATAGAGCACATTCTTGATTTCCCTCACAAGTCAGTGGTCCGGCCTCCTGGACCAATTGATGCGGTCTTcgtgcgctcagtgttgaggaATCAGGCTAGAAAATTAGATTTTGACTGGGACAAATGTATCCATGGATACCATGGTAGCGTCTTGATTGTAGACAAAGGTGCTGGGCAGAGCAAGGTGGTTCTTGACGATTCAAGCATTTGCGGTAAGTTCAGGAGTGTCAGGGGACCGTTACTTGTTGAGAGTTCTGCCCCATTCAGCAGTGCTAGGGCTAATGCCTGTGTGTGGAAGGGCAAGTGGATGTATGAGGTGACCCTAGAGACTTCTGGAGTTCAGCAGCTTGGATGGGCTACTCTCTCTTGTCCTTTTACTGATCAGAAAGGTGTTGGTGATGCTGATGATTCATATTCATTTGATGGCTGGAGGGTGACTAAGTGGAACAATGACCCAAAGCCATATGGCCAGCCATGGGCAGTAGGGGATGTGATCGGTTGCTGCATCAACTTAGATGCAGGAGAGATCTCCTTTTACAGGAATGGGACATCTCTTGGTGTTGCATTTGATGGAATTCGCAGTGTGGAACCAAGCAAGGGCTACTATGCAGCAATCTCCCTCTCAGAAGGTGAGCGTTGCCATCTGAACTTCGGCTCACATCCATTCCGGTATCCTGTTGATGGGTTCGAACCAATGGAGGCGCCACCACACTCTTGGACATATACGACATATCTTCTTAGATGTTTGTTCCGATTGCTAGAAGTTCAAAATCTGGAGAAATCTGAATCAGCATACTTTGAGAAACTGAGGAGGGTAAAAAAATTTGCACCACTACAAGAACTTTTTCGACCAATTTCAGAAGCGATCTGTGCAGAATTTTTCAGTGCTATTGAAATGAGCCAAGGGTGCCTTGAGTATATTGCCTGGGGCTCATTGACCAATTTTGTCTTAGATGTTTTCAGGGCACGCGAGCCACATGATTTCTCATGCCTTGATCAGGTTCTCGACCTTTTCCTTCAGTTCCCAGGTTGCAGCTCATTATTGCAGGAGCTCATTGTGGCACTTTCTTGCATGTGCAAAGCTGCACCACTTGTGCTGACAGAATGCCCATATTCTGGGTCGTATCCATTTTTAGCGCTGGTTTGCCACCTTCTTAGGCATAAGGATGTAATGCTTCTATGGTGGAACTCAGAAGATTTTGCATTCATATTTGAAGGGTTTCTTACAAGAAAGATACCAAATAAGCATGATTTACAGTGTCTCGTACCATCTGTTTGGTGGCCTGGGTCTTCTGAGGATGAGGTTAGCATGACACTGTCGATGACAACACTCTCAGATGCAATCAAGAAGGTAAATATTCCTTGCCTCTTGGTAGGATTTTGCTGTAAGCTGTGATTTCTCCTAATGATAATTAGGAATTCTTTGTTGCACAAAGaagaagtatatatatatatatatttcttccTGTTCACTTAAAACAAAAAGCATGAGTTTTTGTTGTTCTGTTAGCTTGCCCTAGCATCAAATAATGTTTCAGATTAATGCTTTTTATTCTATATTCTTCCTGACTTGAATCATGGTGATGTGTATGCCAACTCTGCACTATTctttagtttgattaggatgaTGTTTGTGGTTACCTAGTTTAgggttcttcttttttttctatacTTGTATGTTACTTGATATATTTGAAATTCTTGCTTTGTTGTTTTTAGGGTTGATGTTTCAAAACCTTTTACTGTAAGACACTAATGGTTATAGATATCTGAAGCTCTCCCCCACTCCCCGCCTCTGCTATCTTGTCTTATACTCACATGCTTTAATCTTTCTTGCAGATTGAGGAGATGCATCGTGAGCTTTGCAGCTTGGTAATATGCTTTATTCCACCAGTTTCTCCCCCCCAGCCTCCAGGCTCTGTATTTAGGTCCTTCGTACAAGGTTCGGTACTGAAAGCTAGAGGTGGAGATCATAGGATGGTTGTCAATGGGACTTACAACAATACTGTGCTTGTTTCATTGTACACCGTAATCCTCCATTTGTTGTCTGAAGGATTTTCCATAGATTCTTCTGGGTCCGCATCATCCTCTAAAGTGAACTGTGGGAATGGGGTTGGATTTCTTCACAAAGGTGGAAAGCGGAAGTTTCCGACACAATTACTTTTCAGGAATGATGCCTATTATAGCGTAATTCCTAGAATCGGTGGATCACCAAGTATTTTGATGCATCACCAATTTGatgatgtggaagatgaagtgcAGTGGGATGAAGGCTGCATGAATGATGAGGAGACGCGTGTAACACACACTACAGTACAGAAGCCTTGTTGCTGCTCAGTCACAGATGCCAGTATTGGCCTAAGATACAAGGAAAGTGCTAAGTATGTACCATCAACTTCAAAAGTCCCATGTAAGCCCATGCCTGAAAGAACTGCTCATGTTGCTGCTGAGTGCAGTGGGAGAAGTCTGAGTGATGAGATCGAAGACAAGCCTAGCACAAGTACTCAATCAGAAATTGAATATGGATACCAAGCACTGCATAATCTTGAAAGCATGCCAATGACAACTCAATCTTCATCAGAAGCACTTAAAGAGGAAGAGCTGCTTGATCTTATGTTATTATTATATCATCTGGGCATCTCACCAAATTTTAGGCAGGCAAGTGATGTATTTTTTAAGCATACAAGCACACATGTATGCTGCAGGAAATTTTCCTATCTTTGCATCCTTGAAGATAATAGTGCTGACTTAAGTTTGTTCCATACAGGCGTTTTATTTCATGTCTCAGCAGTCACAGTCCATTTCTTTACTAGAAGAAACTGACAGGCAAATACGAGAAAAATCATGCGCAGAGCAAGTAAGGCGTTTGAAAGAAGCCAGGAATAGCTATCATGAGGATTTGGTGGATTGTGTACGCCATTGTGTTTGGTATGATATCAGAAATGataaattttctataattttcttgCTACCATGGCAAAATGGTTAGTTTTTTTGCATGTGCTACAAGGTTTAGAATTGTGCCACAGACATGGTTTTTGAATTTAGTCATGATCTGCAATATTCTTATTAAATTATTAGAATAGGTTCATCTAGTTAGCTAGCCAGTAGGAAGAGATGAAGAaagtattttaaaattttgatgcTTTGCAGCTGTATAACTTATACAGATGTTCAAAGATTTATGTTCTTTGATATGAATATAATTATGTAAGTAGCTTGTTGCAATCGTTCTTTGGCAACTGAATTAATCTGCTGTCCCCCCCTTATGTTGCATTCAGGTACCGGGCTACTCTTTTCTCTCCATGGAAACAAAGGGGAATGTATGCAACTTGCATGTGGGTTGTGGAGCTTCTTTTGGTCCTTAGTGACTCAAAAACCATTTTCCAGTATGTTCCTGAGTTCTATGTGGAATCACTGGTAAGTTTGTTGTTTCATTTGGCTTTCTGTTTTTCCCCTATTCACAGTGAACCTATTTACCTAAGAGGATCTTCTTTTTATTACCTTTGTAGGTTGATTGTTTCCATGCCCTGCGAAGGAGTGACCCTCCTTTTGTTTCACCTGCAGTATTCCTCAAACAAGGGCTGGCATCATTTGTATGTACCGTGCATCTTGTCATCTTGATCcatcttattttttttaaaaaaagtttcCATCTTAATCTAATACCTTCTTTTTTGGTTGAAACCTAATTGCACCTATCTTTATTGTTGATATTAATGGTATTAAAGGTTTGCAGTTAATTATAGCTATAGTCCAGATCAGATCAGAGAGACAAAATCACAAAAGTCTGTTTTAAGTGATAGTTTGATCGAGCCAAATCATGATTATTTCTTGATAGTTTGATCGAGCCAAATCATGATTATTTCTTGATAGCTTTCAGCATGCTGTTAAGTGCTTCTGAGTTATCTAAGGGTTCTGTTCTGTTACTAATAGGTCACTCTGGTTGTCAAGCACTTTGACGATGCGAGGATAGTGAATCCAGACTTGAaagatcttcttcttcaatcAATTTCGGTCCTTGTGCAGTACAAAGAATTCATGCTTGTTTTCGAGAACAATCGGGAGGCTATAAATAGAATGCCAAGATCACTTTTATCAGCTTTTGACAACAGATCATGGATTCCTGTTTCTAACATACTTTTCCTGCTTTGCAAAGGCTCCGGCTTTGCATCCTCTAAGAATGGTGAATCTTCATCATCTGCAATTTTTCAGGTAGTTTTAAATATTGCCACTTATGTTTTATTTTTGTTCAGTCTACTATTTAATTAGACGTATGCAACTGCGTGATAGTTATAATGCTATGCAAACCATTGGTTTGATTATTtgctttcctttttccctttgaAGGTTATACTTAGGGAGACATGCATTCATGAAGAAGAACTGTTCTTTTCCTTCCTCAATCGACTTTTCAATACACTCAGCTGGACAATGACCGAGTTCTCCATGTCCATCCGAGAGATGCAAGATAAACACCAGGTGGATTGTGCTAATTGGTTGTAACCTGTAGTGCTCATATCCTTAAACTTCTTCTCTTTGATGCAGCTGTATTATAATGAAATAGTCATAAGAATCATTTTCTGGAATTTGTTTGCTCAGTTATGCTTATGCCAATACTATCTATCACGAGAGGCACAATCTATGTTCCCTTTTCCCTCTGGTGTTGGCGTGTTGCCGCGCAACTATGAAAAATTGACCAAACCTCTATTTTCAGGTTGCTGATCTGCAGCAAAGGAAGTGCAGTGTAATTTTTGATGTATCATGTAATCTTGCAAGGATCTTGGAATTCTGTACCCGAGAGATTCCTTGTGCATTCCTCATGGGACCAGATATGAATTTGCGGAGGTTGACTGAATTGGTTGTCTTTATTCTCAACCACATCATATCAGCAGCTGATGCAGAGTTCTTTGACATGTGAGTCAACATCTTAATCTGCAGTTTCCGAAAAATTCGAATGGTAGAATATCCTTATTGAAACTCTGAAAATATGCAGCACTGTTGTTCTTTTTAAGTTGGTGTATGATCTTTTAAAGCTATATATATCAAATTGTGTTCATAAGTCACAAGCTAAATTCAATTGCTAATGTGATTCATTTGAGCTCAGTGAAGTGAGTTATTATGCTTCCATCTTGGTGGTTCTTTATGTTTTATGGTACATCTATCTCTTGCTTATGCAACTACTAATTTTATGTGTAAAGTGCACGGAAGGTCTGTAGGTGGGCATATTTTTTAACCAGTAGGAAGCTTGTGTATGCAGGACGCTAAGACGGCCAGGGCAGCATCAAGATAAAACAAATCGTACTATGATCTTGGCTCCTCTTGTAGGCATTATCCTCAATCTCATGGAATGCAGCAGCACATCAGAACATAGGGAGCTAAATGATGTGATTGCAGTGTTTGCAAGCATGGATTGCCCTGCTACAATCCATTTTGGGTTGCAGTACCTACTGAGCTACAACTGGGTtagttttctttcctttccctTTTCTCCATTTTGTATCTGATTTTCTTGATCAGCTTGctttatattttttatgttaTTTTATCTGCTATTTTGTTGACACTGGTGTTCCATTATGCATGTATTTATATAGAGCAATGTTCTCCGAGGGGATGCCTCCCTTGCAAAGCTAGCACAGCTTGAAGAGTTCTCTCATTACTTCCGGCGCATTACAGTGGCTGTAGATGGTGTAGAAGATCGTAGCCTAAACACAGGtgacgaggaagaagatgacacCTGTTGCATTTGCTACAACTGTGATTCGGATGCAACATTCCAGCCATGCCATCACCGGTCCTGCTTTGGCTGCATTAGCAGGCATCTCTT
This window contains:
- the LOC120694561 gene encoding E3 ubiquitin-protein ligase RKP-like; translated protein: MAEGSCSHRRSAFSPGLAVLLSGEEAKISPQKTHLVSYHDEIGHQAVERTIEHILDFPHKSVVRPPGPIDAVFVRSVLRNQARKLDFDWDKCIHGYHGSVLIVDKGAGQSKVVLDDSSICGKFRSVRGPLLVESSAPFSSARANACVWKGKWMYEVTLETSGVQQLGWATLSCPFTDQKGVGDADDSYSFDGWRVTKWNNDPKPYGQPWAVGDVIGCCINLDAGEISFYRNGTSLGVAFDGIRSVEPSKGYYAAISLSEGERCHLNFGSHPFRYPVDGFEPMEAPPHSWTYTTYLLRCLFRLLEVQNLEKSESAYFEKLRRVKKFAPLQELFRPISEAICAEFFSAIEMSQGCLEYIAWGSLTNFVLDVFRAREPHDFSCLDQVLDLFLQFPGCSSLLQELIVALSCMCKAAPLVLTECPYSGSYPFLALVCHLLRHKDVMLLWWNSEDFAFIFEGFLTRKIPNKHDLQCLVPSVWWPGSSEDEVSMTLSMTTLSDAIKKIEEMHRELCSLVICFIPPVSPPQPPGSVFRSFVQGSVLKARGGDHRMVVNGTYNNTVLVSLYTVILHLLSEGFSIDSSGSASSSKVNCGNGVGFLHKGGKRKFPTQLLFRNDAYYSVIPRIGGSPSILMHHQFDDVEDEVQWDEGCMNDEETRVTHTTVQKPCCCSVTDASIGLRYKESAKYVPSTSKVPCKPMPERTAHVAAECSGRSLSDEIEDKPSTSTQSEIEYGYQALHNLESMPMTTQSSSEALKEEELLDLMLLLYHLGISPNFRQAFYFMSQQSQSISLLEETDRQIREKSCAEQVRRLKEARNSYHEDLVDCVRHCVWYRATLFSPWKQRGMYATCMWVVELLLVLSDSKTIFQYVPEFYVESLVDCFHALRRSDPPFVSPAVFLKQGLASFVTLVVKHFDDARIVNPDLKDLLLQSISVLVQYKEFMLVFENNREAINRMPRSLLSAFDNRSWIPVSNILFLLCKGSGFASSKNGESSSSAIFQVILRETCIHEEELFFSFLNRLFNTLSWTMTEFSMSIREMQDKHQVADLQQRKCSVIFDVSCNLARILEFCTREIPCAFLMGPDMNLRRLTELVVFILNHIISAADAEFFDMTLRRPGQHQDKTNRTMILAPLVGIILNLMECSSTSEHRELNDVIAVFASMDCPATIHFGLQYLLSYNWSNVLRGDASLAKLAQLEEFSHYFRRITVAVDGVEDRSLNTGDEEEDDTCCICYNCDSDATFQPCHHRSCFGCISRHLLNSQRCFFCNAVVTSVTRIADS